The sequence CACACACTGACAAATGCAGATAACAAGACAATCGGTGGCAGACTGAACCAGGGCTGGCTACTGAAAAGCGAACAGGAAGGTGGCGGTTCGGTGCTTAAAGGTCAGGATGCTATCGACAATCTGAAGCAGGGGATAGGTGCCGATACAGGCTGGATAGTAATGGCGCCTATCGACAGTCAAATCAGGCAGGCGAGGCTCACGTTGCTAAAAGCGGGGCAATGGCAGGAATGGGCCGGTAGCATCTCCGAGCTGGGAGTTTTTACTCTGGGGCATAGTCATCAGTATGGGGGCTACCTGCTGCGCAGCAAGCCCGCAGGGCAGTTAGAAGGGGGCGTGCACCGGGGTGGGGCAGTGCTGGATAGCCTTCAGGTATTTTAATCAGGGGGCGTGGTCAAGGAGACGTAGTCGTTGAAATCCAGATCAATGTCTCTGACTCTTTGAGCGGTTCTTACACGTAAGGGTGAAGAATAAAGCCCTATACTGAGAGGCCCTTTAGCGCCAGGTAGCGGCCTCAAAATTGCAACGCCGTTCAGGTTTTACGAAGTGAAGATAGGTATGTCCTGAACAGATGCGCGCAAGGGAGCAATACGCCGTAAGGTGACTCACACTAATCTGAAACTGGAGCTTCCCTGACCAGGTTCTGAGTGCAAAAATGAAACTTATTTTTGCAGATTTAAACCTTGGCATTGTTAATTGCGACTGATTCTGAATCGGACACAATAACGGTAGGTGCAATGCTGGCCAGACGGTTTGTATGCGAAAAAAATCAGAAATGGTGCGATTAAAATAAAAGGATTTGCCATGAAAAAACTCATCACTGTTGGATTGTTCTTGCTCACAGGCTTTGTGACGTCTGCATTTGCGCAAAGTGATGCAAACGTTCAGTCGATCGAACGTGGGCTATTACCCAATCAGTTTCTTGAGGGATACTTAAAAACGCGATCTATCGCTGAAGTCATGCTGGAGGACAATATTCCCGGCCTCAGCATGACCTTTATGGATAATGGGCAAATAGCCTGGCAAAAAACCTATGGCTACTCCGATTTAAGCACCTTAACGCCCACTACAACAGATACGGTATTTGCAGGAGCCTCGCTAAGTAAACCGCTGGCAGCAGTCACTGCATTGCAGTATGTTGAGGATGGGAAGATTAGTCTTGATGATGATATTAATCGCTTTTTGATTTCGTGGAAGGTGCCCGACAGCGAATTCACAGAAAAGCAAAAAGTCACCCTTCGATATCTTATTGGTCATCAGGCCGGTGTTAGTAGTGACGTGCCATCACCTTATGATGTCGGTGAAAAACTGCCAACAGTGACGCAGATGCTTGAAGGAAGCCCGCCATCTACAGCGCCGAAAATCACGCTTTTCGCCACACCCGGCGAGCAGTATAAATATTCAAATCCAGGCTATGCAATTATTCAGCAACTCATTGAGGACGTCAGCGGGAAGAGTTTTGAAGCCACTACTCAGTCTGCAATATTTGACCCGCTCGATATGGACAACAGTTCTTTCTCGCAACCAATACCGGAGCGCCTCATGGCGCACCGGGCATCCGGCTACAACGAGAAGTTAACTGCCTACCCCTACCAGCTTTATCCATTCAAAGGTGCAGGTGGTGTCTGGACCAACCCGACCGACTTAGCCACCTTTGTGATGACACTGATCAACGATTACCACACAGGTGAAGGAGCTTTGGTTTCGCAACAAATGGCCCAGCAGGTTTTCGCCCGGAATCCTACCCGGCTGGGCTTTAAGAAACACTATATAGAGGGTTCAGAGGATATTGTTTTTGATCACTGGGGCAGTATCCCAGGTTTCACAAGTTATATGGTCGGCTCACTTAAGAATAAACAAGCGTTGGTAATTATGACCAACAGTGATAACGGCTTCGATTTAATGGCTGCGATAGCCAGAACCGTTGCACAACATTACGACTGGCAGCCGGTCCAGCCCAAAATGTACAAGCGTTATGAGATGACACCGCAGCAACCCGGGAAATTTACCGGTGTGTTTGGTAAGGCCTCGGGCAACGAGAATCAGTATGTTTTTGAGGTTAAAAACGGGCAACTACACGTAGTCTCTGACGCTGAAGAGGTGCAATTAATAGCCGTCGGCGAGCATAAATTTATCGATACTGTCAAAAACACCACCTTCGAGTTCTTAACTAACAATGAAGGCGAAGTGTCCTGGCTAAGAGTGACTCTGGAAAGCGGTTACAATTTTGACCAGCCCAGGCAGTAAACGTTGGCCGGGTTTATCGAAAAATGCATGGATGAAACGCTATTAGAGGGTCTCGCGATTGTCGCTATACCGGACGGTAAAATAACCTGTGATAAGGGACTAAAATCGATCATAAGATCGTAGTTGTTTAAGCTCAAATCAACGTTTCTGATCCTTTGACTGCAATTAATATAACCCGATCAATTGCTTAGCCTCGAATCAGGATGCATAACGTCCAAATAATGGGCGCGGATGTGCATGAAAATATTGTGGAATTGCGAATCGCACTGGCTCACTGTGTGATGGATAACTGCACTGTCCATTGTGAACCCTTGTTTCGCTGGTTATGAATTAATACTGCCAGATTTTCAGGTTAGGGTGAACTGCTTTGTCCAACACCGCCAGGTCAGGATGCTGGCAGCCTGGCACATTAGTGTTCAGTCAGAGTCAGGATAAAGCAGGGGCTTGCAAACAGTGGACGAGACCGCTTGTTATCAGAACCTACAGCGGCTTACGCTCAGGAGGACGATTGGAAGGCTGAGCTATCTTAAAGCTCAAAAAAATGTCTCATTGGATCCATCTGCTGGTGGAGTATCCTGATGACAAAAAAATCGTGCTCACGCCTCCGGTAGAAAATGGCGTGTCGTTGGTGATCGTGACGGCGAACCCCATCTGCGATCTCTTGGCACTCATACCCCAATAGTGGAGAGTTGGACAGGAGACGAAAGGTGCTCTCCAGGTCGTCAGTGTAAGTATCGGCCTGGCGAGCACCAAAGTTAAGCAAGGTATATTCGTAGATGGCTCTGAAATCCTCTGCCGCAAGATTGGAAAGCTTATACACCGTATTTCTGTTTCACCTGAGCGGCAATGTCGCGTAGAGACAAGTCACTTTCCCCGCTTCGTTCCCCTGCTTCTACAGCACTTCTGAGTGCTGCCGTTTGATTTTCCTGACGTTCGAGCAACCGCAAGGCTGAACGCACGACTTCGCTGGTTGAGCCGTAGCGTCCGGACTCAATCAATCTCCCCACAAAGTCATCTAGTTCTGAACCGATAGTGACACTCGTTGTTCTGGGCATGGCTTAGGCTTCTGTGTTATTAATTAACACAAGTGTAGCATCCTGGAATAACGCGTCAAAGAAATAACGGGCGCCCCAGTCAAAGCGGAATCAAGGGCAAATCAAGGGGGTCAGAGACGTTGAACCCAAATACCAATGCCCGTTGTTCTGTCCGCCAAATTGATGCCAGTAATAGGATCTTCAGTGGCGCACCTTAACGGGCAGACGCAGCACGGCCGGGCTCATGGCCATCATAGCGGGGCAGAGCTGCATCAGGATCATCCCAGTTAGCTTTTGATGACACGAAATTATGCGATATGGGTCGTTCCAGAATGTCAGAGTCTAGAATACCCAGGCGCAAGCGAAGGCGATCCGGTGATTGCTCATTGCTGCTGAAAACCGGGGAGGCACAGACTTTACAGAAATGACGTTTTTTGCCCGGTGCGGTCTCATAAAACGTCATGTTTTCATTCCCTGTTTTTATCAGAAGATCCCTGGTGGCGATAAAACCATTTGTGGCATATGCGGTTCCGCTGTTTTTTCTGCACTTAGAACAGTGGCAATGAATGATTGATTCAATACCGCCATGTATTTCCAATGTTACAGCGCCACATAGACAACTACCCTGATACATACAGCTTCCTTCAGCTTATAAGTGACAAGTATATAAAAAGGGCCTTGCGGCCCTTCTTTTATTCTACGGTAACCGATTTGGCCAGGTTTCTTGGCTGGTCCACATCGGTGCCTTTAATAATGGCTACATAGTAACTCAGCAGCTGCAGCGGGATGGTGTACACAATGGGGGCTATGATGCTGTCCACATGGGGCAGGTTGATCACCCGCATGCTGTCATCGCTTTCAAAACGGGCGTCTTTGTCGGCAAATACATACATGATGCCGCCGCGGGCGCGTACTTCTTCGACGTTTGATTTGAGTTTTTCCAGCAGCTCATTATTGGGCGCGACTACGATGACAGGCATTTCATCGTCGATCAGGGCCAGCGGGCCGTGTTTCAGCTCCCCTGAGGCATAGGCCTCGGCGTGGATATAGGAGATTTCCTTAAGCTTCAATG comes from Lacimicrobium alkaliphilum and encodes:
- a CDS encoding GFA family protein, yielding MYQGSCLCGAVTLEIHGGIESIIHCHCSKCRKNSGTAYATNGFIATRDLLIKTGNENMTFYETAPGKKRHFCKVCASPVFSSNEQSPDRLRLRLGILDSDILERPISHNFVSSKANWDDPDAALPRYDGHEPGRAASAR
- a CDS encoding type II toxin-antitoxin system ParD family antitoxin; this encodes MPRTTSVTIGSELDDFVGRLIESGRYGSTSEVVRSALRLLERQENQTAALRSAVEAGERSGESDLSLRDIAAQVKQKYGV
- a CDS encoding serine hydrolase domain-containing protein, translated to MKKLITVGLFLLTGFVTSAFAQSDANVQSIERGLLPNQFLEGYLKTRSIAEVMLEDNIPGLSMTFMDNGQIAWQKTYGYSDLSTLTPTTTDTVFAGASLSKPLAAVTALQYVEDGKISLDDDINRFLISWKVPDSEFTEKQKVTLRYLIGHQAGVSSDVPSPYDVGEKLPTVTQMLEGSPPSTAPKITLFATPGEQYKYSNPGYAIIQQLIEDVSGKSFEATTQSAIFDPLDMDNSSFSQPIPERLMAHRASGYNEKLTAYPYQLYPFKGAGGVWTNPTDLATFVMTLINDYHTGEGALVSQQMAQQVFARNPTRLGFKKHYIEGSEDIVFDHWGSIPGFTSYMVGSLKNKQALVIMTNSDNGFDLMAAIARTVAQHYDWQPVQPKMYKRYEMTPQQPGKFTGVFGKASGNENQYVFEVKNGQLHVVSDAEEVQLIAVGEHKFIDTVKNTTFEFLTNNEGEVSWLRVTLESGYNFDQPRQ
- a CDS encoding type II toxin-antitoxin system RelE/ParE family toxin translates to MYKLSNLAAEDFRAIYEYTLLNFGARQADTYTDDLESTFRLLSNSPLLGYECQEIADGVRRHDHQRHAIFYRRREHDFFVIRILHQQMDPMRHFFEL